A genomic window from Aphelocoma coerulescens isolate FSJ_1873_10779 unplaced genomic scaffold, UR_Acoe_1.0 HiC_scaffold_140, whole genome shotgun sequence includes:
- the PPP1R10 gene encoding serine/threonine-protein phosphatase 1 regulatory subunit 10 — translation MGSGPIDPKELLKGLDCFLGRDGEVKTMDGISKIFSLMKDSQKMVSRCIYLNILLQTRAQDILAKFIRIGGYKLLNTWLTGSKAANNVPFLQQLLLTLQHLPLTVDHLKQNNTAKLVKQLSKSSDDEELRRLASILVSDWMGVIRSQSSSQPTERDKKKKKEENKSKTPVPEKPQEAKNEAKSEEMPEKKREKPKSLRTTAPSHAKFRSTGLELETPSLAPVKKLNSASSDKYSLKPVPVKRQSAPTAPGEAPLAEKKYKPLNTAPNAAKEIKVKIIPPQPMEGLGFLDALNSAPVPGIKIKKKKKVLSPTAAKPSPFEGKPAPEPSTAKPSSPEPAAAEPMDTERPGTPVPAIEVPEPMDTGSSEAGGDSKATDVPSEGGPAPRRPRKKKSVSWPEEGRLREYFYFELDETERVNVNKIKDFGEAAKREMLKDRHAFETARRLSHDSMEEKVPWAYPKALELPAPLVIPGSGSRERFTQAERVKGILQEIFLSKESIPDSPHEPDPESYEPLPPKLIPLDEDCSGEDGAYPEGLDPGNSAASPEPGAGAKLPPVLANLMGSVGAGKGPPGPPQNTPINMQEILSSIMGGPSSHKAEELLKQPDYSDKIKHLLGNLQAQPPGGPGGVPHGLLGPRPHERLPPAQDAALPPGGAHAGPPRRRRRRRRRGGGVPASPRGSRGVPACWAPPPPSAAAISGGRGLTGAGEGEASEGAPPAGEGGGGMRGGGRRGGGPPLRSTAPRPGGAAAAPEPPPPPPYRCRGGGGRSGGPPPNGGGGGGGGSRGGPPPPPGGHGEHGRDHPPPRGHGGGHGGDMSSRAVCRHFMLKGSCRYENNCAFYHPGVNGPPLP, via the exons ATGGGCTCTGGCCCCATCGACCCCAAGGAGCTCCTCAAGGGCCTCGATTGTTTCCTGGGCCGGGATGGGGAGGTCAAAACCATGGATGGCATCTCCAAAATATTCag CCTCATGAAGGACTCCCAGAAGATGGTGAGTCGCTGCATTTACCTGAACATCCTCCTGCAGACCCGGGCCCAGGACATCCTGGCCAA attCATCAGGATCGGGGGCTACAAGCTGCTCAACACGTGGCTGACGGGCTCCAAGGCCGCCAACAACGtccccttcctgcagcagctgctgctcacccTGCAGCACCTCCCGCTCACCGTCGACCACCTCAAGCAG AACAACACGGCCAAGCTGGTGAAGCAGCTCAGCAAGTCCAGCGATGATGAGG AGCTTCGCCGCCTGGCCTCCATCCTCGTCAGCGACTGGATGGGGGTGATCcgctcccagagcagctcccaacCCACAG AACGGgataaaaagaagaagaaagaggaaaacaaaagcaaaaccccCGTCCCGGAGAAGCCCCAGGAGGCCAAAAACGAGGCCAAAAGCGAGGAAATGCccgaaaaaaagagggaaaaacccaaatcccTGCGGACCACGGCCCCCAGCCACGCCAAGTTCCGCTCCACAG ggctggagctggagacGCCGTCGCTGGCGCCGGTGAAGAAACTGAACTCGGCCTCGTCCGACAAGTACAGCCTGAAACCCGTCCCGGTCAAGAGGCAGAG CGCCCCGACAGCCCCCGGGGAGGCTCCTCTGGCAGAGAAGAAATACAAACCCCTAAACACGGCCCCAAACGCGGCCAAGGAGATCAAAGTGAAGATCATCCCCCCTCAGC CCATGGAAGGCCTCGGGTTCCTGGACGCCCTGAACTCGGCGCCCGTCCCCGGCATCAAGatcaagaagaagaagaaggttctGTCCCCGACGGCGGCCAAG CCCAGCCCCTTCGAGGGGAAGCCGGCGCCGGAGCCCAGCACGGCCAAACCCTCGTCCCCGGAGCCGGCGGCCGCAGAGCCCATGGACACGGAGCGGCCGGGGACGCCCGTGCCGGCCATCGAGGTGCCCGAGCCCATGGACACAG GCTCGTCGGAGGCAGGGGGTGACTCCAAGGCCACCGATGTCCCCTCAGAGGGTGGCCCAGCCCCGCGCAGGCCCCGCAAGAAGAAATCGGTGTCGTGGCCCGAGGAGGGGCGGCTGCGCGAGTACTTCTACTTCGAGCTGGACGAGACCGAGCGAG TGAACGTGAACAAGATCAAGGACTTTGGCGAGGCGGCCAAGCGGGAGATGCTGAAGGACCGGCACGCCTTCGAGACGGCGCGGCGCCTCAGCCACGACTCCATGGAGGAGAAGGTGCCCTGGGCCTACCccaaggccctggagctgcCGGCGCCGCTCGTCATCCCCGGCAGCGGCAGCCGCGAGCGCTTCACGCAGGCCGAGCGCGTCAAGGGCATCCTGCAGGAGATCTTCCTCTCCAAGGAGAG CATTCCCGACAGCCCCCACGAGCCTGACCCGGAATCCTACGAGCCACTCCCACCCAAACTCATCCCCTTGGACGAG GACTGCTCGGGCGAGGACGGAGCGTATCCCGAGGGGCTGGATCCCGGGAATTCCGCGGCCTCCCcggagccgggggcgggggcCAAGCTGCCCCCAGTCCTTGCCAACCTCATGGGCAGCGTCGGGGCCGGCAAgggccccccaggacccccccaaaacacccccatcAACATGCAGGAGATCCTCAGCTCCATCATG GGCGGCCCCAGCAGCCACAAGgccgaggagctgctgaagcagcCGGACTATTCCGACAAAATCAAGCACCTGCTGGGCAACCTGCAGGCACAGCCGCCGGGGGGGCCCGgaggag TTCCCCACGGGCTGCTGGGCCCCCGGCCCCATGAACGGCTTCCCCCCGCCCAAGATGCAGCACTTCCCCCCGGGGGGGCCCATGCCGG GCCCccacggcggcggcggcggcggcggcggcggggggggggggtcccggcctccccccggggctcccgggggGTCCCCGCCTGttgggccccccccccccccagcgcgGCGGCGATTTCTGGGGGGAGGGGCCTGacgggggcgggggagggggaggcCTCCGAGGGGGCCCCCccggcgggggaggggggagggggaatgcgcgggggggggcggcggggggggggcccCCCCCTCCGTTccaccgccccccgccccggggggGCCGCGGCGGCGCCcgagcccccccctccccccccttaccgctgccggggcgggggcggcagGAGCGGGGGCCCCCCCCCcaatggcggcggcggcggcgggggggggtcccgggggggcccccctccccccccaggcgGGCACGGCGAGCACGGCAGagaccacccccccccccggggccaCGGCGGAGGCCACGGCGGAG ACATGTCGAGCCGCGCCGTGTGCCGCCACTTCATGCTCAAGGGCAGCTGCAGGTACGAGAACAACTGTGCCTTCTACCACCCCGGCGTCAACGGGCCCCCCCTGCcctga
- the MRPS18B gene encoding small ribosomal subunit protein mS40, with protein sequence MALARAAAAAAALLRAAAGGGGGRGAGRPRWAQDLPRLCSTQEAPKDPPPAPSPYQDRPWEYLESEEYRATYGDKPVWHSYRRSHKGSVPPQRTRKACLRRGSHVGNPCPICRDRNLLVDFRNVKLLDQFICPHSGVVFHPIHTGICMKQHKRLSQAIAQAQDHGLLWLHVPFVPVPDEDFSNQHAAVGKTPPAPALRGPGQAWYPWYEWQQPPATEVARMRRLYRGFLKENYPDTPPSPSGK encoded by the exons ATGGCGCTggcccgggcggcggcggcggcggcggcgctgctgagggcggcggcgggaggaggcggcgggaggGGCGCGGGGAGGCCGCGGTGGGCCCAG gaccTCCCCCGGCTCTGCAGCACCCAAGAAGCCCCCAAGgaccccccgcccgccccctccccctacCAGGACCGGCCCTGGGAGTACCTGGAGAGCGAAG AATACCGGGCCACCTACGGCGACAAGCCCGTGTGGCACAGCTACCGCCGCAGCCACAAGGGATCTGTCCCCCCCCAGCGCACCCGCAAGGCCTGTCTG CGCCGGGGGAGCCACGTGGGGAACCCCTGCCCCATCTGCCGGGACCGGAACCTGCTGGTGGATTTTCGG aaCGTGAAGCTGCTGGACCAGTTCATCTGCCCCCACTCTGGCGTCGTCTTCCACCCCATCCACACAG ggATCTGCATGAAGCAGCACAAGCGCCTATCCCAGGCCATTGCCCAAGCCCAGGATCACG GTCTCCTGTGGCTCCACGTCCCCTTCGTGCCGGTCCCCGACGAGGATTTCTCCAACCAACACGCGGCTGTGGGGAAAACTCCGCCGGCGCCTGCCCTGagggggccgggccaggcctgGTACCCCTGGTATGAGTGGCAGCAGCCCCCTGCCACCGAGGTGGCCCGGATGCGCCGCCTTTACCGGGGATTCCTCAAGGAGAATTACCCCGATACCCCCCCAAGCCCGTCGGGGAAATAA